One Candidatus Cloacimonadota bacterium DNA window includes the following coding sequences:
- a CDS encoding DUF2179 domain-containing protein: MDIIFLPVRRKNIDYIIETVKKYNPNAFYTIEDVRYLSFGTLPSIAYRPSLRNKSWNKLFRYKRKGK; the protein is encoded by the coding sequence GTGGATATAATATTCCTTCCAGTTCGTCGTAAAAATATTGATTACATAATTGAAACTGTAAAAAAATATAATCCTAATGCCTTTTATACAATCGAAGATGTACGTTATCTTAGTTTTGGAACGCTGCCTTCAATTGCTTACAGGCCTTCGCTGCGAAACAAATCCTGGAACAAATTATTCCGCTATAAAAGAAAGGGGAAATAG